A genomic stretch from Mycobacterium sp. HUMS_12744610 includes:
- a CDS encoding exonuclease domain-containing protein yields the protein MSNRAQWAVVDVETSGTSPEHCRIISIAALAVDDHATITDAVVTLLNPGVHPGPTNIHGITAEMLISQPQFADITTRLTALLAGRTLVAHNVAFDYAFLANEFRRTAVPCPVDAVMCTVELSNHLHLPVDNHKLATLARHWRVPQTRPHDALDDAHVLTRILTHSIERARAHGVPLPVRPPTSLRPPLFSAAA from the coding sequence ATGAGTAATCGAGCACAGTGGGCGGTCGTCGACGTCGAAACCTCAGGCACCAGCCCCGAGCATTGCCGCATCATCAGCATCGCGGCGTTGGCCGTCGACGACCACGCAACGATCACCGACGCCGTTGTCACGCTGCTCAATCCAGGCGTGCACCCAGGCCCGACAAACATTCACGGCATCACAGCCGAGATGCTGATCAGTCAACCGCAATTCGCCGATATCACCACCCGCCTGACTGCACTGCTAGCTGGCCGCACACTGGTCGCACACAACGTCGCCTTCGATTACGCGTTCCTAGCCAACGAATTCCGCCGTACAGCCGTGCCGTGCCCTGTCGACGCGGTGATGTGCACCGTCGAGTTGTCCAACCACCTGCACCTACCCGTCGACAACCACAAACTGGCAACCCTTGCACGCCACTGGCGGGTGCCCCAGACCCGCCCCCACGACGCCCTCGACGACGCACACGTCCTCACACGGATCCTGACCCATTCGATCGAGCGCGCCCGGGCACACGGTGTGCCGCTGCCGGTCCGCCCGCCCACCTCGCTGCGGCCGCCGCTGTTCTCGGCGGCCGCATGA
- a CDS encoding HNH endonuclease family protein, whose amino-acid sequence MNVLRRIPPLGRIGRGRATGAWAAAAMAAAAAWLLHPGLGHEATAAQPPVAAAGGQLTDLLHRVTIVDHLDQADGYDRSCRKGHLCDFGPAWDDPTDHSGCNTRDRVLSKQLSDIKYKPGTHECKVMAGELIDPYTGETIQLANVAIDHLVPLHRAWNAGASKWSLQQRRIFANDPVELLAVSAQANEAKKDSGLDRWLPVYQPCSYVTKYLTVAAKYQLPITTAERDAAVHACTT is encoded by the coding sequence ATGAACGTGCTCAGGCGAATCCCACCTCTCGGGCGTATCGGACGTGGCCGCGCCACTGGTGCTTGGGCTGCCGCGGCCATGGCGGCGGCGGCGGCCTGGCTGCTGCACCCCGGGCTCGGCCACGAAGCCACCGCGGCGCAACCGCCCGTAGCAGCTGCCGGCGGCCAACTGACTGATCTGCTCCACCGCGTCACGATCGTCGATCACCTCGACCAGGCCGACGGCTATGACCGCAGCTGCCGCAAAGGCCACTTGTGCGATTTCGGTCCGGCGTGGGATGACCCCACCGACCATTCCGGCTGCAACACCCGCGACCGGGTATTGAGCAAACAACTCAGCGACATCAAATATAAACCCGGAACACACGAATGCAAAGTGATGGCTGGGGAATTAATTGATCCATACACCGGAGAGACCATCCAATTGGCAAACGTTGCTATCGATCATCTGGTCCCGTTGCATCGCGCGTGGAACGCGGGTGCATCGAAGTGGAGTTTGCAGCAGCGCAGGATCTTCGCCAACGATCCAGTTGAACTCCTCGCGGTCTCCGCTCAAGCCAATGAGGCCAAGAAAGACAGCGGATTAGATCGCTGGCTCCCCGTCTACCAGCCATGCAGCTACGTCACCAAATACCTGACCGTGGCGGCGAAATACCAACTGCCTATCACCACCGCAGAACGTGACGCCGCAGTTCACGCCTGCACGACATAA
- a CDS encoding ATP-binding protein — protein MVETMTADTTSEIVLADDFILPLDTATATFGILGKKGRGKTHTAAVLTEGLIKAGVPTTVLDPTGAWYGLRSSADGKAPGLPVVIFGGEHGDAPLTATMGTRIAEILVERRFPAVLDLSVLRKNERRHFATAFLETLYQQNRLAHHVVIDESDEFAPQRSYAGVERLLGAAEDIVRRGRIRGLGVTMISQRPASLSKSVLSQVDALIVLGLTAPQDVSAVDDWVSSHSDPKEARQLKASLPSLPVGQAWVWSPEWLGVTQRIHVHRRTTFDSSATPKAGARRVVPTEWAHVDVAEIHDTLTATTTSPTPSSGANARIHELEQQLAAARNQPPQILREEIPVLADTDITRLHDIVAQLAALGRELTATAADLTSALSRAAKPAQPPHRQPAGADPKPAPLNQVSTNGASSAPTHLGKAEREILTVLAQHGPRTTTQVALLTRRSHKSGGFRNSLSKLRTAGLIEGRGEIAITAAGKDALGTWKPLPQGAELIVWWATHLGKAERLILDYLAIHPDRDVPVDEIAKATGYSPTSGGFRNSLSRLRSLELATGRGALRISTTLVNCHPRESQ, from the coding sequence ATGGTCGAGACAATGACGGCGGACACTACGTCGGAGATTGTGCTCGCAGACGACTTCATACTGCCTCTGGACACTGCGACCGCCACCTTCGGGATTCTCGGCAAGAAAGGCCGCGGCAAAACACACACCGCCGCTGTCCTCACTGAAGGACTGATCAAGGCTGGCGTGCCGACAACAGTCCTCGACCCGACAGGGGCGTGGTACGGGCTGCGGTCATCCGCAGACGGGAAAGCCCCAGGCCTGCCAGTGGTGATCTTCGGCGGTGAACATGGCGATGCGCCGCTGACCGCCACAATGGGGACCCGCATCGCGGAAATCCTTGTCGAGCGCCGCTTTCCGGCGGTGCTGGATCTGTCGGTGCTCCGCAAAAACGAACGCCGCCACTTCGCAACCGCCTTCCTCGAAACCCTGTACCAACAAAATCGGTTGGCCCACCACGTCGTCATCGACGAATCCGACGAATTCGCGCCCCAACGATCCTATGCAGGAGTTGAACGACTACTCGGCGCAGCAGAGGACATCGTGCGCCGCGGACGCATCCGCGGTTTAGGGGTCACAATGATCAGCCAGCGGCCCGCCTCGCTCTCGAAATCAGTTCTCTCGCAGGTTGATGCCCTGATCGTGCTCGGATTGACCGCGCCGCAAGACGTCTCCGCCGTCGATGACTGGGTCAGCTCGCACTCCGACCCGAAAGAGGCGCGACAGTTGAAGGCCTCACTGCCATCGCTGCCTGTCGGCCAAGCCTGGGTCTGGTCCCCCGAATGGCTCGGTGTCACCCAGCGGATCCACGTACACCGACGCACTACCTTCGACTCCAGCGCAACTCCGAAGGCCGGCGCCCGACGAGTCGTACCTACCGAGTGGGCCCACGTCGACGTCGCAGAAATCCACGACACACTCACCGCCACCACCACCTCCCCCACCCCGTCATCCGGCGCGAACGCCCGCATCCACGAACTCGAACAGCAGCTCGCCGCCGCACGCAATCAACCACCCCAAATCCTGCGCGAGGAGATCCCGGTCCTCGCCGACACCGACATCACCCGCCTCCACGACATCGTCGCTCAACTCGCCGCCCTGGGCCGCGAACTCACCGCCACAGCAGCCGACCTCACCTCGGCACTCTCACGCGCCGCGAAACCCGCCCAGCCGCCCCACCGACAGCCCGCAGGCGCCGATCCAAAACCGGCACCGCTCAACCAGGTCAGCACCAACGGTGCGTCCTCAGCCCCGACCCACCTCGGCAAAGCCGAACGCGAAATCCTGACCGTATTGGCCCAACACGGCCCGCGCACCACAACACAGGTCGCACTACTCACCCGCCGCAGCCACAAAAGCGGAGGATTCCGCAACAGCCTGTCCAAGCTGCGCACCGCCGGCCTCATCGAGGGCCGCGGTGAAATCGCCATCACCGCCGCCGGCAAGGACGCCTTAGGCACCTGGAAGCCACTGCCGCAAGGTGCCGAGCTGATCGTTTGGTGGGCAACGCATCTCGGCAAAGCCGAACGCCTCATCCTAGACTATCTCGCCATCCACCCCGACCGCGACGTACCTGTCGACGAAATCGCCAAAGCGACCGGCTACAGCCCCACATCGGGCGGATTCCGCAACAGCCTGTCGCGGTTGAGATCCCTCGAACTCGCCACCGGCCGCGGCGCCCTACGAATCTCCACCACGCTCGTGAACTGTCACCCACGTGAATCCCAATGA
- a CDS encoding dihydrofolate reductase: MTIKLIVAHDERRGIGRGGTLPWHIPGEARWTSEVTRTAPPGSRNALVMGRTTYLSIPEKRRPLFNRFNIVVTSRQNAFDEAVQTAPNFVEALYLASGIHDVNNVFIFGGASIYRQALEMLVADEILISVVAGNYQCDTFFPELPSAYHLTSTATAWYENSEVRHNVYSTVTSRGTRSRAGGR, from the coding sequence ATGACTATCAAGCTGATCGTTGCGCACGATGAACGCCGCGGAATTGGCCGCGGCGGCACTCTGCCATGGCACATCCCCGGCGAGGCACGATGGACATCCGAAGTCACCCGTACCGCACCCCCAGGTTCACGAAATGCACTGGTGATGGGACGAACGACGTACTTGTCAATTCCAGAGAAGCGGCGACCCCTCTTCAACCGCTTCAACATCGTCGTCACCTCACGCCAAAACGCGTTCGACGAAGCCGTTCAGACGGCTCCGAATTTCGTTGAGGCGCTATATCTTGCGTCCGGCATCCACGATGTCAACAACGTCTTCATATTCGGCGGTGCCTCGATCTACCGGCAAGCGCTAGAGATGCTCGTCGCCGACGAGATCCTGATCTCGGTGGTGGCAGGTAACTACCAGTGCGACACATTTTTCCCCGAGCTGCCCAGCGCATACCACCTGACATCGACTGCCACCGCCTGGTACGAAAACTCCGAGGTACGACACAACGTCTATTCAACAGTCACGAGCAGAGGCACCCGCTCCCGCGCCGGCGGGCGATGA
- a CDS encoding IS256 family transposase, translating into MAEMFTEETLDSLIKDAVKTGTPIDGADGLLNQLTKAVLERALNAELTHHLGYEAGDPAGRGSGNSRNGTTPKTVTTVNGPVQIDAPRDRNGSFEPAIVPKKTRRLNNINSVVLSLYSRGMTTRDIEAHLQEVYGASVSRELISNITEVVVDEIKAWQARPLDEVYPILYIDGLRLRIGDNGVITTKVAYLAIGVDLEGRKHALGCWIQDSEGAKFWQKVVIDLRNRGVRDILIACCDGLTGLPDAIRSIYPDTVVQTCVVHVIRNAMRFVSYKDRKKVATAMRAIYSAPTVDGAELALKEFDQQFGAQYPGAIDVWHNAWGEFVPFLDYPVELRKIVYTTNAIESINFQLRKITKNRGHFTDKDAAMKLLYLGLRNISSERGGYSGTGTHNWTVALNTLARLFPGRIPLC; encoded by the coding sequence CTGGCCGAGATGTTCACCGAAGAGACGCTGGACTCGTTGATTAAGGATGCGGTGAAGACCGGGACCCCGATCGACGGCGCGGACGGTTTGCTGAACCAGCTGACTAAGGCCGTGCTGGAGCGGGCGCTGAATGCGGAGCTAACCCACCATCTGGGCTATGAGGCCGGCGATCCGGCCGGACGCGGATCGGGAAATTCGCGCAACGGCACCACGCCGAAAACGGTGACCACCGTCAACGGCCCGGTGCAGATCGATGCGCCGCGTGATCGCAACGGCTCGTTTGAGCCGGCGATTGTGCCGAAGAAGACCCGCCGGCTCAACAACATCAATTCGGTGGTGTTGTCGCTGTATTCACGGGGAATGACCACCCGCGATATCGAAGCCCACCTGCAGGAGGTCTATGGGGCGTCGGTGTCGCGGGAGTTGATCTCCAATATCACCGAGGTGGTGGTCGATGAGATCAAGGCCTGGCAGGCCCGCCCGCTCGATGAGGTCTACCCGATCCTCTACATCGATGGGCTGCGGCTGCGGATCGGCGACAACGGGGTCATCACCACCAAGGTCGCCTATTTGGCCATTGGCGTGGATCTGGAGGGCCGCAAACACGCCTTGGGCTGCTGGATCCAGGACTCCGAGGGGGCGAAGTTCTGGCAGAAGGTCGTCATCGACCTGCGCAACCGCGGGGTGCGCGACATCCTCATCGCCTGCTGCGACGGGCTGACCGGTCTGCCTGATGCGATCCGCTCGATCTATCCCGATACCGTGGTGCAGACCTGCGTCGTGCACGTCATTAGGAATGCGATGCGCTTCGTGTCTTATAAGGACCGCAAGAAGGTCGCCACCGCGATGCGGGCGATCTACAGTGCGCCGACCGTCGATGGAGCCGAACTCGCACTCAAGGAGTTCGACCAGCAATTCGGCGCCCAATATCCGGGTGCAATTGACGTGTGGCACAACGCCTGGGGGGAATTCGTTCCGTTCCTGGACTATCCGGTGGAGTTGCGCAAGATCGTCTACACCACCAATGCGATCGAGTCGATCAACTTCCAGTTGCGCAAGATCACCAAGAACCGTGGTCATTTCACGGACAAGGACGCCGCGATGAAGTTGCTGTACCTCGGGCTGCGCAACATCTCCAGCGAGAGAGGAGGCTATTCGGGTACTGGAACGCACAACTGGACTGTGGCGCTCAACACACTCGCCAGACTATTCCCTGGGCGAATCCCATTGTGCTAG
- a CDS encoding tyrosine-type recombinase/integrase, translated as MSPSTIAALRSYADSRDHAWLALDIQTGLRVSELIGLNCGDITLGPGAHLRCEGKGRKQRAVPLTATIQAVLANWIAELAGRPGDPLFPTRSGRRLSRDAIEQRIAVHAHKAAQSCPSLKARHLHPHVLRHTCAVALLQAGVDTSVIALWLGHADVRSTNPYLHADLTIKEKALAITAQPTVAPGRYRPSEVAS; from the coding sequence GTGTCCCCTTCGACCATCGCGGCGCTGCGCAGCTACGCAGACAGCCGCGACCACGCCTGGCTGGCGTTGGACATCCAGACTGGACTGCGGGTTTCCGAACTGATCGGGCTGAACTGTGGCGACATCACGTTGGGCCCCGGAGCGCACCTGAGATGCGAAGGCAAAGGCCGCAAGCAACGCGCCGTTCCGTTGACCGCCACCATCCAGGCGGTACTCGCGAACTGGATCGCCGAGCTCGCCGGCAGGCCCGGCGATCCGCTATTCCCGACCCGCAGTGGGCGGCGCCTGAGTAGGGACGCGATCGAGCAGCGCATCGCGGTGCACGCCCACAAGGCCGCCCAGAGCTGCCCCTCTCTGAAGGCCAGACACCTGCACCCCCACGTCCTCAGGCACACCTGCGCCGTCGCACTGCTCCAAGCCGGTGTCGACACCTCCGTGATCGCTCTCTGGCTTGGTCACGCCGACGTCCGATCAACGAACCCATACCTGCACGCTGACCTGACCATCAAGGAAAAAGCCCTCGCCATAACCGCCCAACCGACCGTCGCACCGGGACGCTACCGGCCCTCCGAGGTCGCGTCCTGA
- a CDS encoding IS256 family transposase, which translates to MPARVLPTDRVRAKIDELFASDRELPEILEEVARLGAQLLMQAALEAEVTEFLGRERYQRTAATPDAQPGSRNGYQPVTVKTTAGPVTLERPKLRGTTAAFASRLFGKHVTKTNALESLVIASFVRGLSVRDVEATLADALGDQAAISKSTVSQVCQAIKAEYDSWAVRRLDEVVLDYLFLDASFFRMHPGSPAEPVLAVWGITTDGKPVFVGLAPGTGESTDAWADFLTDLRDRGLGCPLLVVSDGARGLIAAIEQIYPKALRQRCLIHRLRNILAKIPAGMQAEIRDGYWACFDTDGLNIEPGPRLVELIDARLTAFADRYAPTYPAAMKILLTDREGLTAYLRFPTEHHHRIRHSNFIERTFGETRRRAKVIGRFPGETSCISIVWAVLDRASRGWRGLTMTPAGLRQLQDLRRALLQPPRQLRPQHTPDSATNNPEPVSATA; encoded by the coding sequence GTGCCTGCACGAGTATTGCCGACCGACCGTGTTCGCGCCAAGATCGACGAGTTGTTCGCCTCCGATCGTGAGCTGCCCGAGATCCTGGAGGAGGTGGCCCGCCTCGGTGCGCAACTGTTGATGCAGGCCGCGCTGGAAGCCGAGGTGACCGAATTCCTGGGCCGGGAGCGCTACCAACGCACCGCAGCGACACCGGATGCCCAGCCGGGGTCACGCAACGGCTATCAGCCGGTGACGGTCAAGACCACCGCTGGCCCGGTCACCTTGGAGCGGCCCAAGCTGCGCGGCACGACCGCCGCGTTCGCCTCACGGCTGTTCGGCAAGCACGTCACCAAGACCAACGCGCTGGAATCGCTGGTGATCGCCTCATTCGTGCGTGGATTGTCGGTGCGCGATGTCGAGGCCACCCTTGCCGATGCGCTCGGTGATCAGGCCGCGATCTCGAAATCAACGGTGTCGCAGGTATGCCAAGCCATCAAGGCCGAGTACGACTCCTGGGCGGTCCGCCGCCTCGACGAGGTGGTGCTGGACTACCTGTTCCTGGATGCCTCGTTTTTCCGGATGCATCCCGGCTCGCCGGCCGAGCCGGTCCTGGCTGTCTGGGGCATCACCACCGACGGCAAGCCCGTCTTCGTGGGCCTGGCCCCCGGCACCGGGGAGTCGACGGATGCCTGGGCCGACTTTTTGACCGACCTACGCGACCGTGGGCTGGGGTGCCCGCTGCTGGTGGTCTCCGACGGGGCCCGCGGATTGATCGCGGCTATCGAACAAATCTACCCAAAAGCGTTGCGCCAGAGATGTCTTATTCACCGGCTGCGCAATATTCTGGCGAAGATCCCGGCGGGGATGCAGGCCGAGATCCGCGACGGCTACTGGGCCTGCTTCGACACCGACGGCCTCAACATCGAACCCGGCCCACGCCTGGTCGAGCTCATCGACGCCCGGCTGACCGCGTTCGCCGACCGCTACGCGCCCACCTACCCGGCGGCGATGAAGATCTTGCTGACCGACCGGGAGGGTCTGACCGCTTATCTGCGGTTCCCGACCGAGCATCATCACCGCATCCGGCACTCGAACTTCATCGAGCGCACCTTCGGTGAAACACGCCGTCGCGCAAAGGTTATCGGCCGCTTCCCGGGCGAGACCAGCTGCATCAGCATCGTCTGGGCCGTCCTTGACCGCGCATCGCGCGGCTGGCGCGGACTGACCATGACCCCCGCCGGGTTACGCCAGCTCCAAGACCTACGCCGTGCCCTGCTGCAACCACCACGGCAACTACGACCCCAGCACACCCCGGACTCCGCCACCAACAACCCCGAGCCTGTCAGCGCCACCGCGTAA
- a CDS encoding ISAs1 family transposase, with amino-acid sequence MPTLHHKLKKLPWKDMPATTARTTDRGRRVTRTIKVADVPDWIDFPGAAQVAQLRRTVTDKTTKTVEVVYLITSANHTDAPPQRLAAWVQGHWGIENRLHWIRDVTFAEDGSQVRTGQAPRVMASCRNFAISMLRIAGWDNIAAGLRHHARHPDQALALVLTS; translated from the coding sequence ATGCCCACCCTGCATCACAAGCTCAAAAAGCTGCCGTGGAAGGACATGCCCGCCACCACGGCGAGGACCACTGACCGCGGCCGGCGGGTTACCCGCACGATCAAGGTCGCCGATGTTCCCGACTGGATCGATTTCCCCGGTGCGGCCCAAGTCGCCCAACTGCGCCGCACCGTCACCGACAAAACAACCAAGACCGTTGAGGTCGTCTACCTGATCACCTCCGCGAACCACACCGACGCGCCACCGCAGCGACTCGCCGCCTGGGTACAAGGCCACTGGGGCATAGAAAATCGCCTGCATTGGATTCGGGACGTGACGTTCGCAGAGGACGGTTCGCAAGTACGTACCGGACAGGCGCCACGGGTGATGGCCAGCTGCCGCAACTTCGCGATCAGCATGCTGCGGATCGCCGGCTGGGACAACATCGCCGCCGGCCTCCGCCACCACGCCAGACACCCAGATCAGGCCCTCGCACTGGTACTGACCTCATGA
- a CDS encoding protein phosphatase 2C domain-containing protein — translation MIGTASPDVEPGPIGDAFRSVPFRPDTVIDGWSSDAMTVLGASLRGHFHRYNGAPRQDDFAIHLMPDGRIIAVVADGVSAATQSHLGSSAVVNYAAQWLLSQAPSDSEETDWEALVKSTAWALTERAQVLFKTPDPDPGLAEKELATTLTCAVVEAVAPDAYRAFVIGVGDSGAWLLHDGQFHAVLDGKTVGEGGISSSAVSGLPRVPAQVEPSVVEFGHGDVLLLGTDGIGDPLGEGQGGVGNLFRELLGGSTPPSLIEFAHAVDFSRETFDDDRTLVAISPRFRPSE, via the coding sequence GTGATCGGTACTGCCTCACCTGATGTCGAGCCCGGCCCGATAGGCGATGCATTTCGGTCGGTACCGTTTCGCCCTGACACCGTTATTGATGGGTGGTCGAGCGATGCGATGACGGTGCTGGGGGCATCCCTGCGGGGGCACTTCCACAGGTATAACGGCGCTCCTCGGCAGGACGACTTCGCGATTCATCTAATGCCGGACGGTCGCATCATTGCGGTTGTTGCCGATGGGGTATCTGCTGCTACCCAATCGCACCTCGGATCAAGCGCCGTGGTCAACTACGCCGCGCAGTGGCTGCTGTCCCAAGCTCCCAGCGACTCTGAAGAGACAGACTGGGAAGCCCTCGTGAAAAGCACGGCCTGGGCGTTGACGGAGCGCGCGCAGGTTCTCTTCAAGACACCTGATCCTGATCCAGGTTTGGCTGAGAAAGAGCTAGCCACCACGCTGACTTGCGCGGTGGTGGAGGCAGTAGCTCCGGACGCGTATCGAGCTTTCGTCATTGGTGTGGGGGACTCCGGCGCGTGGCTTCTGCACGACGGTCAGTTTCACGCTGTGCTCGACGGTAAAACGGTTGGCGAAGGGGGTATTTCCTCATCGGCGGTCTCAGGTTTGCCGCGCGTTCCTGCCCAGGTGGAGCCCTCGGTGGTGGAGTTCGGGCATGGGGACGTGTTGTTGCTCGGTACCGATGGGATCGGTGATCCACTGGGCGAAGGACAGGGCGGCGTGGGAAATCTCTTCAGGGAGCTGCTTGGTGGATCAACCCCACCGTCGCTCATCGAGTTCGCGCATGCGGTGGATTTCAGTCGTGAGACATTCGATGACGACCGCACGCTGGTTGCTATCAGTCCGCGTTTCCGTCCATCCGAGTGA
- a CDS encoding vWA domain-containing protein has translation MYFVADESGSMTPNIAELNEGLVTLQDSLQKESFAAAKVRFAVVGFSDTAHTYLEPSDLRELPAMPNLQARGMTSYAAAFNELITRVNQDVPNLKSQGFAVNRPAVFFLTDGQPNVGDDWQAARSNLLAQHGRPNILAFGIGEADAATVKEIATKPEYAFIAAKGVDTGAAISEFITSLTQSVISSGQALASGSAELQMEKPEGFSLAVDIL, from the coding sequence GTGTATTTCGTCGCAGATGAGTCGGGGTCGATGACACCCAACATCGCGGAACTCAATGAGGGGCTGGTGACACTCCAGGACTCGTTGCAGAAGGAATCTTTTGCTGCTGCCAAGGTGCGTTTTGCGGTCGTCGGGTTCTCCGACACTGCCCACACTTATCTTGAGCCGAGCGATCTGCGTGAATTGCCAGCAATGCCGAACCTGCAAGCGCGGGGTATGACTTCCTACGCTGCGGCGTTTAACGAGCTCATTACGCGTGTCAATCAGGACGTTCCCAATCTGAAGTCTCAGGGGTTCGCGGTGAACCGACCTGCCGTGTTCTTTCTGACCGATGGTCAGCCAAATGTGGGAGATGACTGGCAGGCTGCCCGCTCGAATCTGCTCGCGCAGCATGGTCGCCCGAACATCCTCGCTTTCGGAATCGGTGAGGCGGATGCCGCCACGGTGAAAGAGATTGCCACCAAACCGGAGTATGCGTTTATCGCTGCCAAAGGTGTTGATACCGGGGCGGCGATCAGTGAGTTCATTACCTCGTTGACGCAGTCGGTGATTAGCTCAGGTCAGGCGTTGGCATCGGGTTCTGCGGAGCTGCAGATGGAGAAGCCCGAAGGTTTCTCGTTGGCCGTCGATATTCTGTAG
- a CDS encoding DUF6262 family protein, which produces MRSDNSHHLVAAAHRRRDDTLERARRALHELRETGRPHTITQIAAHAGVSRSWLYAQPEFRDNLRQLTASSETANLAPPRSEPASDASLRQRLTLAHERVRELDQENRQLRNQIAHLHGQIRASRIASTTVADTVHDANILVTPPNDPIRSR; this is translated from the coding sequence ATGCGCAGTGACAACAGCCACCACCTCGTCGCCGCCGCCCACCGCCGTCGCGACGACACTCTCGAACGCGCCCGGCGAGCCTTACACGAACTCCGTGAAACCGGTCGGCCTCATACCATCACCCAGATTGCGGCCCACGCCGGCGTCTCCCGCTCATGGCTCTACGCCCAACCCGAATTTCGCGACAACCTCCGCCAACTAACCGCTTCCTCTGAAACGGCCAACTTGGCACCCCCTCGAAGCGAGCCCGCATCCGATGCCTCACTACGGCAGCGTCTCACCCTCGCACACGAACGAGTCCGCGAACTCGACCAAGAGAACCGTCAACTTCGCAACCAGATCGCACACTTGCACGGACAGATTCGCGCCAGCCGCATCGCCAGCACCACCGTCGCGGACACTGTCCACGATGCAAACATCCTGGTCACGCCACCAAATGATCCAATCCGCTCAAGATAA
- a CDS encoding cystathionine gamma-lyase codes for MSSRYGDSTRSLKAVRSAAIPGQPVAPSAVLASTYHLSTDETPDLDTYGRSSNPTWRHLESALADLEGATSALVFGSGMAAISAALRVLATPGSVLVVPADGYYQVRRYATEYLVPVGVTVIEAASSQICDAAASADVVLAETPTNPGLDAVDLRRLATVCHGRRARLIVDNTTATPLSQQPLSLGADVVVASATKALSGHSDLVAGYVATSQPELVAAVERQRLLTGAILGGFEAWLLLRSLGSAGLRFERQCLNAQALATMLASHPAVRKVRYPGLPQDPAHPVAVAQMRRFGALVSVELADAAAVHALVQHSELLIASTSFGGIHTSVDRRARWGDPVADGFARIALGIEDIDDLLTDIQNALGTTQ; via the coding sequence ATGAGCAGTCGGTACGGCGATTCCACTCGTAGCCTCAAAGCCGTGCGTTCTGCGGCCATCCCGGGCCAACCGGTGGCGCCGTCGGCCGTGCTGGCGTCCACCTACCACTTGTCGACCGACGAAACGCCCGACCTGGACACCTACGGCCGCAGCTCCAATCCGACCTGGCGGCACCTGGAATCGGCGCTGGCCGACCTGGAGGGCGCGACCAGCGCGCTGGTGTTCGGCTCCGGTATGGCGGCCATCAGCGCTGCACTGCGCGTACTGGCCACGCCCGGGTCGGTGTTGGTGGTGCCGGCCGACGGCTACTACCAGGTGCGCCGCTATGCCACGGAATATCTTGTGCCCGTAGGGGTGACGGTCATTGAGGCGGCCAGTTCGCAAATCTGTGACGCCGCCGCGAGTGCCGACGTTGTACTGGCCGAGACTCCCACCAATCCGGGACTGGATGCGGTGGATCTCCGCCGGCTGGCCACCGTCTGCCATGGTCGCCGCGCACGCCTGATCGTGGACAACACGACCGCCACGCCGCTGAGCCAGCAACCGTTGTCGTTGGGTGCTGATGTGGTGGTGGCCAGCGCCACCAAGGCCCTGTCGGGTCACAGTGACCTGGTCGCGGGATACGTAGCCACCAGCCAGCCCGAGTTGGTCGCCGCCGTGGAACGCCAACGGCTGCTCACCGGGGCGATCCTAGGTGGATTCGAGGCGTGGTTGCTGCTGCGCAGCCTGGGCAGCGCTGGATTACGGTTCGAACGGCAATGCCTCAACGCGCAAGCTTTAGCCACGATGCTGGCTAGCCATCCGGCGGTACGGAAGGTGCGCTACCCGGGGTTGCCGCAGGATCCCGCGCATCCAGTGGCCGTGGCACAGATGCGCCGATTCGGTGCCCTGGTGTCGGTTGAGTTGGCCGACGCCGCCGCGGTCCACGCACTGGTGCAGCACAGCGAGCTGCTAATCGCGTCCACCAGCTTCGGTGGCATCCACACCTCGGTGGATCGCCGGGCCCGCTGGGGCGACCCCGTTGCCGACGGATTCGCACGCATCGCACTAGGCATCGAGGACATTGACGACCTTCTCACCGACATCCAAAACGCTCTCGGAACAACCCAATGA